A window of the Streptomyces luomodiensis genome harbors these coding sequences:
- a CDS encoding sugar ABC transporter permease: protein MRDQRRGPLASVGLHTTLVIASAVAVFPPLWLVVTSFKPKTEAFSTDVVKNPTLRNYQHVLNDTEFLTWFGNSLFVVVITTVLGVFVAATTGYAVSRFRFPGMRPLMWLLLITQMFPVAILIVPLYNIMSTLGWLNQPISLIVTYLTVAVPFCAWMMKGFFDTIPVEIDESGRVDGLNPFGTFWRLVVPLAKPGLAVTAFYTFITAWAEVAYASAFMTGEDNLTLAAGLQTFVNQYTSDWGSMTAAAVMIAIPAALVFSWAQRHLVAGLTAGATKS from the coding sequence ATGCGCGACCAACGACGCGGCCCGCTCGCCTCCGTCGGGCTGCACACCACGCTCGTCATCGCCTCCGCCGTCGCGGTCTTCCCGCCGCTGTGGCTGGTGGTGACCTCGTTCAAGCCCAAGACCGAGGCGTTCAGCACCGATGTGGTGAAGAACCCGACGCTGCGCAACTACCAGCACGTACTGAACGACACCGAGTTCCTGACCTGGTTCGGCAACTCGCTGTTCGTCGTGGTCATCACCACGGTCCTCGGCGTGTTCGTCGCGGCCACCACCGGCTACGCCGTCAGCCGCTTCCGCTTCCCCGGGATGCGCCCGCTGATGTGGCTGCTGCTGATCACCCAGATGTTCCCGGTGGCCATCCTCATCGTGCCGCTCTACAACATCATGTCGACGCTGGGCTGGCTCAACCAGCCGATCTCGCTCATCGTCACCTACCTCACGGTGGCCGTGCCGTTCTGCGCCTGGATGATGAAGGGCTTCTTCGACACCATCCCGGTGGAGATCGACGAATCGGGCCGGGTCGACGGCCTCAACCCCTTCGGGACCTTCTGGCGGCTGGTCGTCCCGCTGGCCAAGCCGGGGCTCGCGGTGACCGCGTTCTACACCTTCATCACCGCCTGGGCCGAAGTCGCCTACGCCTCCGCCTTCATGACCGGCGAGGACAACCTCACCCTCGCCGCGGGGCTCCAGACCTTCGTCAACCAGTACACCTCGGACTGGGGCTCCATGACGGCCGCGGCCGTCATGATCGCCATCCCGGCCGCGCTGGTGTTCTCCTGGGCCCAGCGCCACCTCGTGGCGGGCCTCACGGCCGGAGCGACCAAGTCGTGA
- a CDS encoding glycoside hydrolase family 13 protein, which yields MTQELTTSLPTEPERPSQSPGWWRDAVIYQVYVRSFADSDGDGIGDLRGVRERLPHLVQLGVDAVWLTPFYASPQADGGYDVADYRAVDPLFGTLGDADDLVRTAHELGLKVIVDVVPNHSSDQHPWFREALADRPGGAARARYHFRPGRGAHGELPPNDWESVFGGPAWTRTTDPDGTPGEWYLHLFAPEQPDLNWDSDEVREEFDSVLRFWLDLGVDGFRVDVAHGMVKAAGLPDIGRTEQAKLIGAQVLPFFDQDGVHEIHRSWRRLLDSYPGDRIGVAEAWAPTAERLALYVRPDELHQAFNFQFLKCPWDAAAMREVIDESLAATASVDAPTTWVLSNHDVVRHTTRYATDSPEQGLTRARAAALLTLALPGSAYLYQGEELGLPEVTELPDELRQDPAFFRTAPDGQDGQNGQDGFRDGCRVPLPWTRSGDSHGFGPGGSWLPQPAAWSELSVEAQTGDPGSTLELYRAALALRRELPGLGDTPMTWLDAPEGVLALARPGFVCTLNTLGEEVELPVPGRALLSSAPLEYGDGTVRIPADSCAWWAI from the coding sequence ATGACCCAGGAGCTCACGACCTCCCTTCCCACCGAGCCGGAACGGCCGTCCCAGAGCCCCGGCTGGTGGCGCGACGCCGTCATCTACCAGGTGTACGTGCGGTCCTTCGCCGACAGCGACGGCGACGGGATCGGCGATCTGCGCGGGGTGCGGGAGCGGCTGCCGCACCTCGTCCAGCTGGGCGTGGACGCCGTCTGGCTGACCCCCTTCTACGCCTCCCCGCAGGCCGACGGCGGCTACGACGTGGCGGACTACCGCGCCGTCGATCCGCTCTTCGGCACCCTCGGCGACGCCGACGACCTGGTACGCACCGCCCATGAGCTGGGGCTGAAGGTGATCGTGGACGTCGTCCCGAACCACAGCTCGGACCAGCACCCGTGGTTCCGCGAGGCGCTCGCCGACCGGCCCGGCGGGGCGGCCCGCGCCCGCTACCACTTCCGCCCCGGCCGTGGCGCACACGGCGAACTGCCGCCGAACGACTGGGAGTCGGTCTTCGGCGGCCCCGCCTGGACCCGCACCACCGATCCGGACGGCACCCCCGGCGAGTGGTACCTGCACCTGTTCGCCCCCGAGCAGCCCGACCTCAACTGGGACTCCGACGAGGTCCGCGAGGAGTTCGACTCGGTGCTGCGCTTCTGGCTGGATCTGGGCGTGGACGGCTTCCGCGTCGATGTCGCGCACGGCATGGTCAAGGCCGCCGGACTGCCCGACATCGGCCGCACCGAGCAGGCCAAGCTGATCGGCGCCCAGGTGCTGCCGTTCTTCGACCAGGACGGGGTGCACGAGATCCACCGCTCCTGGCGCCGGCTGCTGGACTCCTACCCCGGTGACCGGATCGGCGTCGCCGAGGCATGGGCGCCCACCGCCGAGCGGCTGGCCCTCTACGTACGCCCCGACGAGCTGCACCAGGCGTTCAACTTCCAGTTCCTCAAGTGCCCGTGGGACGCGGCCGCGATGCGCGAGGTGATCGACGAGTCGCTGGCCGCGACCGCCTCCGTCGACGCCCCCACCACCTGGGTGCTCTCCAACCACGACGTGGTCCGGCACACCACCCGCTACGCCACCGACAGCCCCGAGCAGGGGCTGACCCGGGCCCGCGCCGCGGCCCTGCTCACCCTGGCGCTGCCCGGCTCGGCGTACCTCTACCAGGGCGAGGAGCTGGGCCTTCCCGAGGTGACCGAGCTGCCGGACGAGCTGCGCCAGGACCCGGCCTTCTTCCGCACCGCCCCCGACGGGCAGGACGGCCAGAACGGGCAGGACGGCTTCCGCGACGGCTGCCGGGTGCCCCTGCCCTGGACCCGCTCCGGCGACAGCCACGGCTTCGGCCCCGGCGGCAGCTGGCTGCCCCAGCCGGCCGCCTGGTCCGAGCTGTCCGTCGAGGCGCAGACCGGCGACCCCGGCTCCACCCTGGAGCTGTACCGCGCCGCGCTGGCGCTGCGCCGCGAGCTGCCGGGCCTGGGCGACACCCCGATGACCTGGCTGGACGCCCCGGAGGGGGTCCTCGCGCTGGCGCGGCCGGGCTTCGTGTGCACGCTCAACACGCTCGGGGAGGAGGTCGAACTGCCGGTGCCGGGGCGTGCCCTGCTGTCCTCGGCGCCGCTGGAGTACGGGGACGGCACCGTGCGCATTCCGGCTGATTCATGCGCGTGGTGGGCAATCTGA
- a CDS encoding HAD family hydrolase has product MLPGPRTAARPRFPLVATDLDGTLLRADLTVSPRTRAALALVRTAGARHLVVTGRPAASCREFLVAMGYRGLAVCGQGAQLYDASADRLLVSASLDRELARSVVERTEEALGAGPLELAVVTAAPENRFLVTARFADRTRPEWGLVERAELWAAPIEKVLMRHRTVEDGLVAAAAERAGAGEVAVTHSEKGMIEVLPAGTDKAVGLQLAADRMGFTPAETIAFGDMPNDIPLLGWAGYGVAMANAHPDLLAMADEVAPSHEEDGVAVVLERLFTHA; this is encoded by the coding sequence CTGCTCCCTGGGCCCCGCACCGCCGCGCGGCCCCGCTTCCCGCTGGTGGCCACCGACCTCGACGGCACCCTGTTGCGCGCCGATCTGACGGTCTCGCCCCGCACCCGTGCGGCGCTCGCCCTCGTCCGGACCGCAGGAGCCCGGCATCTGGTGGTCACCGGGCGTCCGGCCGCGTCCTGCCGGGAGTTCCTGGTCGCGATGGGCTACCGGGGGCTCGCGGTGTGCGGACAGGGCGCGCAGCTGTACGACGCCTCCGCGGACCGACTGCTGGTCTCGGCGTCGCTGGACCGGGAGCTGGCCCGGTCGGTGGTGGAGCGCACGGAGGAGGCGCTGGGCGCCGGGCCGCTGGAGCTCGCCGTGGTGACCGCGGCCCCCGAGAACCGCTTCCTGGTCACCGCCCGCTTCGCCGACCGGACGCGCCCGGAGTGGGGACTGGTGGAGCGGGCGGAGCTGTGGGCGGCGCCGATCGAGAAAGTGCTGATGCGCCACCGTACGGTTGAGGACGGACTGGTCGCCGCGGCCGCGGAGCGGGCGGGGGCCGGCGAGGTGGCGGTGACGCACTCCGAGAAGGGCATGATCGAGGTGCTCCCCGCCGGGACGGACAAGGCGGTGGGGCTGCAACTGGCCGCCGACCGGATGGGGTTCACCCCGGCGGAGACCATCGCGTTCGGCGACATGCCCAATGACATCCCACTGCTGGGCTGGGCCGGATACGGGGTCGCGATGGCCAACGCGCACCCCGATCTGCTGGCGATGGCCGACGAGGTGGCGCCCTCCCACGAGGAGGACGGAGTCGCGGTGGTCCTCGAACGACTCTTCACCCACGCTTGA
- a CDS encoding extracellular solute-binding protein translates to MRRGIAATALVAAMALAATACGGDDGDSGGDKKSGGHLSGTVTYWDTSNDAEKGTYKELALGFEKKYPDVKVNYVNVPFGEALAKFKNAAGSGGSGAPDVLRTEVAWTQDLANIGYLAPLDGTAALADQSDYLPKALAGAKFKGKTYAVPQVIDTLGLFYNKKMLKDAGVEPPQDWTELKAAAKKIKEKTGKTGLYLRGDDAYWYLPFIYGEGGDLLDTGAKKVTVDDAPGVKAFAAARDLVTSGAAETDATDGWDNMQNAIKNGDVAMTINGPWAIEDTLAGKAFKDKSNLGVVPVPAGSEGQGAPQGGQNLTVYAGSKNLDASYAFAAYMSSAEVQAKTTEKLSLLPTRTSVYENKTVAANTNVKFFKDAVDKAVERPWIPEGNSLFQAILVQFPNVLTGKTSPEKAAKSVGDAYRKLLKGDWK, encoded by the coding sequence ATGCGACGTGGCATAGCGGCCACCGCACTCGTCGCGGCCATGGCGCTCGCGGCGACCGCGTGCGGCGGTGACGACGGCGACAGCGGCGGCGACAAGAAGTCCGGCGGCCATCTGTCCGGCACCGTGACGTACTGGGACACGTCGAACGACGCGGAGAAGGGCACCTACAAGGAGCTCGCCCTGGGCTTCGAGAAGAAGTACCCCGACGTCAAGGTCAACTACGTCAACGTGCCCTTCGGCGAGGCGCTGGCCAAGTTCAAGAACGCCGCGGGCTCCGGTGGCTCCGGCGCCCCCGACGTGCTGCGCACCGAGGTCGCCTGGACCCAGGACCTCGCCAACATCGGCTATCTCGCCCCGCTGGACGGCACCGCGGCCCTCGCCGACCAGTCCGACTATCTGCCCAAGGCCCTCGCCGGCGCGAAGTTCAAGGGCAAGACCTACGCCGTACCGCAGGTCATCGACACCCTCGGCCTCTTCTACAACAAGAAGATGCTGAAGGACGCCGGGGTCGAGCCGCCCCAGGACTGGACCGAGCTGAAGGCCGCCGCCAAGAAGATCAAGGAGAAGACCGGCAAGACCGGTCTGTATCTGCGCGGCGACGACGCCTACTGGTACCTGCCCTTCATCTACGGCGAGGGCGGCGACCTCCTCGACACCGGCGCCAAGAAGGTCACCGTCGACGACGCGCCCGGCGTCAAGGCGTTCGCGGCCGCCCGTGACCTGGTCACCTCAGGGGCGGCGGAGACCGACGCCACCGACGGCTGGGACAACATGCAGAACGCCATCAAGAACGGCGACGTCGCGATGACCATCAACGGGCCGTGGGCGATCGAGGACACCCTGGCCGGCAAGGCGTTCAAGGACAAGTCCAACCTCGGCGTGGTCCCGGTCCCGGCCGGCAGCGAGGGCCAGGGCGCCCCGCAGGGCGGCCAGAACCTCACCGTCTACGCCGGCTCGAAGAACCTGGACGCCTCCTACGCCTTCGCGGCGTACATGAGCTCGGCCGAGGTCCAGGCCAAGACCACCGAGAAGCTCTCGCTGCTGCCCACCCGCACCTCCGTCTACGAGAACAAGACGGTCGCCGCGAACACCAATGTGAAGTTCTTCAAGGACGCCGTGGACAAGGCCGTCGAGCGCCCCTGGATCCCCGAGGGCAACAGCCTCTTCCAGGCGATCCTGGTGCAGTTCCCGAACGTCCTCACCGGCAAGACCTCACCCGAGAAGGCCGCGAAGTCGGTCGGTGACGCATACCGCAAGCTCCTCAAGGGCGACTGGAAGTAG
- a CDS encoding LacI family DNA-binding transcriptional regulator has product MTARLADIAAQAGVSEATVSRVLNGRPGVAAATRESVLAALDVLGYERPVRLRQRSAGLVGLITPELENPIFPALAQVIGQALTRQGYTPVLATQTPGGSTEDELTEMLVDRGVAGIIFVSGLHADTSADMQRYDQLRGQGVPFVLVDGFSPKVRAPFISPDDRAAMGLAVTHLVSLGHTRIGLALGPKRFVPVLRKIEGFQQAMRDRLGLTPEETEELIQHSLYTLEGGQAAATALIDRGCTAVVCASDMMALGAIRAARQQGLRVPQDVSVVGFDDSPLIAFTDPPLTTIRKPVQPMGQAAVRALLEEIGGTPAPPSEFVFLPELVVRGSTASAHGVQPRGRASGSAGSGGSGGSAGSAT; this is encoded by the coding sequence ATGACCGCACGGCTTGCTGATATCGCAGCCCAGGCGGGGGTCAGCGAAGCCACCGTCAGCCGCGTCCTCAACGGCAGGCCGGGGGTGGCGGCGGCCACCCGCGAATCCGTCCTCGCCGCGCTGGACGTCCTCGGCTATGAGCGGCCGGTGCGACTGCGCCAGCGCAGCGCCGGGCTGGTGGGACTGATCACCCCCGAGCTGGAGAACCCGATCTTCCCCGCGCTCGCCCAGGTCATCGGGCAGGCGCTCACCCGGCAGGGCTACACCCCGGTGCTGGCCACCCAGACCCCCGGCGGCTCGACGGAGGACGAGCTGACCGAAATGCTGGTGGACCGGGGGGTGGCCGGGATCATCTTCGTCTCCGGGCTGCACGCGGACACCTCGGCCGATATGCAGCGCTATGACCAGCTGCGCGGCCAGGGTGTTCCGTTCGTGCTGGTGGACGGCTTCTCGCCGAAGGTGCGGGCGCCGTTCATCTCCCCCGACGACCGGGCGGCGATGGGGCTGGCGGTCACCCATCTGGTCTCGCTCGGTCATACCCGGATCGGTCTCGCGCTCGGACCGAAGCGGTTCGTTCCCGTCCTGCGCAAGATCGAAGGCTTCCAGCAGGCGATGCGGGACCGGCTGGGGCTTACCCCGGAGGAGACCGAGGAGCTGATCCAGCATTCGCTGTACACCCTGGAGGGCGGTCAGGCGGCGGCGACCGCGCTGATCGACCGGGGCTGTACGGCGGTGGTGTGCGCGAGCGACATGATGGCGCTGGGCGCCATACGGGCCGCCCGGCAGCAGGGTCTGCGGGTCCCTCAGGACGTCTCGGTGGTCGGCTTCGACGACTCCCCGCTGATCGCCTTCACCGATCCGCCGCTGACCACCATCCGCAAGCCGGTGCAGCCGATGGGTCAGGCCGCGGTGCGGGCGCTGCTGGAGGAGATCGGCGGCACCCCGGCACCGCCCAGCGAGTTCGTCTTCCTCCCCGAACTGGTGGTGCGCGGCTCCACGGCGTCGGCGCACGGCGTTCAGCCGCGGGGCCGGGCGTCCGGGAGCGCCGGAAGTGGCGGGAGTGGCGGGAGCGCCGGGAGTGCGACATAA
- a CDS encoding phosphatase PAP2 family protein — MGGATIRTTAGRTAAPAPIADTEAARAPGNTLMQRLRAPRRPRLWFEIVLIAVSYWIYSLVRNAVPEQKSEALRNASWIWDWEHRLGMAFERGVNHAIDSVSWLIVGMNYYYATLHFIVTLSVLVWLYHWHPGRYAATRLALFAATGVALLGYYFFPLAPPRLMSGGHFIDTVVVHNTWGSMASGNLADMSNQYAAMPSMHIGWSLWCGLSIATLARPVWVKTLGLLYPSATLLVIVATANHFWLDAVGGVVCLSFGLSLSCAWYGSLPYRLPRQVAVICTA; from the coding sequence ATGGGTGGAGCGACTATCAGGACCACGGCAGGCCGGACGGCCGCCCCGGCACCCATCGCGGACACCGAGGCAGCACGGGCGCCGGGCAACACCCTGATGCAGCGGTTGCGGGCGCCCAGAAGGCCCCGGCTCTGGTTCGAGATCGTCCTGATCGCCGTCAGTTACTGGATTTATTCACTGGTTCGCAACGCCGTCCCGGAGCAGAAGTCGGAGGCGCTGCGCAACGCGAGCTGGATCTGGGACTGGGAGCACCGGCTCGGCATGGCCTTCGAGCGGGGCGTCAACCACGCGATCGACTCGGTCAGCTGGCTGATCGTGGGCATGAACTACTACTACGCCACGCTCCACTTCATCGTGACGCTCAGCGTGCTGGTGTGGCTCTACCACTGGCATCCGGGCCGTTACGCCGCCACCCGGCTGGCGCTCTTCGCGGCCACCGGCGTGGCCCTGCTCGGCTACTACTTCTTTCCGCTGGCCCCGCCCCGGCTGATGAGCGGCGGTCATTTCATCGACACCGTGGTGGTGCACAACACCTGGGGATCGATGGCCTCGGGGAACCTCGCCGACATGTCGAACCAGTACGCGGCGATGCCCTCGATGCACATCGGCTGGTCGCTGTGGTGCGGTCTGTCCATCGCGACCCTGGCCCGTCCGGTGTGGGTCAAGACGCTGGGGCTGCTCTACCCCTCGGCCACCCTGCTGGTGATCGTCGCCACCGCCAACCACTTCTGGCTGGACGCGGTCGGCGGGGTCGTCTGTCTCTCCTTCGGCCTCTCGCTGTCCTGCGCGTGGTACGGCTCGCTGCCGTACCGGCTGCCGCGGCAGGTGGCCGTGATCTGCACGGCTTGA
- a CDS encoding alpha-amylase — protein MASSRTPLATALALAAGAAALVALPPQPAQAAPPGTKDVTAELFEWTYASVAKECTTTLGPAGYGYVEVSPATEHIQGSQWWTSYQPVSYRIAGRLGDRTAFKNMIDTCHAAGVKVVADAVINHMSAGSGTGTGGSSYTKYNYPGIYQSQDMDDCTSQISNYQDRWNVQHCELVGLADLDTGESSVRTRIARYLNDLLSLGVDGFRVDGAKHIPADDLAAIKSQLSNSGVYWKQEVIYGEGEAVSPTEYLGNGDVQEFRYGRDLKRVFQNEKLAYLNNFGEGWGYMASGKSGVFVDNWDTERNGSTLTYKNGADYTLANVFMLAWPYGSPDVHSGYEFSDNDAGPPNGGTVNACYQDGWKCQHKWPEIMSMVALRNTARGTAVTNWWDNGNDAIAFGRGDKAFVAINHESGSLTQTFQTSLPSGGYCDVQSGKTVTVDSSGRFTATLGANTAVALHVGARSCG, from the coding sequence ATGGCCAGCAGTCGCACCCCCCTCGCCACCGCGCTCGCCCTCGCGGCGGGCGCGGCGGCGCTCGTCGCCCTGCCCCCGCAGCCCGCGCAGGCGGCACCGCCCGGCACCAAGGACGTCACCGCCGAACTCTTCGAGTGGACGTACGCCTCCGTCGCCAAGGAGTGCACCACCACCCTGGGCCCCGCCGGATACGGCTATGTCGAGGTGTCCCCGGCCACCGAGCACATCCAGGGCAGCCAGTGGTGGACCTCCTACCAGCCCGTCAGCTACCGGATCGCCGGACGGCTCGGCGACCGCACCGCCTTCAAGAACATGATCGACACCTGTCACGCCGCGGGCGTCAAGGTCGTCGCCGACGCCGTCATCAACCACATGTCCGCCGGGTCCGGCACCGGCACCGGCGGCTCCTCGTACACCAAGTACAACTACCCCGGGATCTACCAGTCCCAGGACATGGACGACTGCACCTCGCAGATCAGCAACTACCAGGACCGCTGGAACGTGCAGCACTGCGAGCTGGTGGGCCTGGCGGACCTGGACACCGGCGAGTCCTCCGTCCGGACCCGGATCGCCCGTTACCTCAACGACCTCCTCTCGCTCGGCGTGGACGGCTTCCGTGTCGACGGTGCCAAGCACATCCCGGCCGACGACCTGGCCGCCATCAAGAGCCAGCTGAGCAACTCGGGCGTCTACTGGAAGCAGGAGGTCATCTACGGCGAGGGCGAGGCGGTCTCCCCGACCGAGTACCTGGGCAACGGCGATGTGCAGGAGTTCCGCTACGGCCGTGACCTCAAGCGGGTGTTCCAGAACGAGAAGCTGGCCTACCTGAACAACTTCGGCGAGGGCTGGGGCTACATGGCGAGCGGCAAGTCCGGTGTGTTCGTCGACAACTGGGACACCGAGCGCAACGGCTCCACCCTCACCTACAAGAACGGCGCCGACTACACCCTGGCCAACGTCTTCATGCTGGCCTGGCCCTACGGCTCCCCGGACGTCCACTCCGGCTACGAGTTCAGCGACAACGACGCCGGCCCGCCCAACGGGGGCACGGTGAACGCCTGCTACCAGGACGGCTGGAAGTGCCAGCACAAGTGGCCCGAGATCATGAGCATGGTCGCCCTCCGCAACACGGCCCGGGGCACGGCGGTGACCAACTGGTGGGACAACGGCAACGACGCCATCGCCTTCGGGCGCGGCGACAAGGCGTTCGTGGCCATCAACCACGAAAGCGGCTCCCTCACCCAGACCTTCCAGACCTCGCTGCCGTCGGGCGGCTACTGCGATGTGCAGAGCGGCAAGACCGTCACGGTGGATTCCTCCGGCCGGTTCACCGCGACGCTGGGCGCCAACACGGCGGTGGCGCTGCACGTGGGTGCCCGTAGCTGCGGATAG
- a CDS encoding carbohydrate ABC transporter permease, giving the protein MAVDTSRPLDPAAGAKGARGRGGRVRKDGTPPPRRIRHALARHWYAWAMVAPVVVVIGLIIGYPLVRGVYLSLTDANEANVERTIGVNHIPATYTTVGLDNFQAILEDQVFWDRLIWTVTWTVSCVALTFAIGLGLAVLLNRRFAGRTLYRSLLILPWAVPAFVSVFAWRLLYNEKNGILNKVLDGGGIDAVPWLNDPTMAKVSVIAVNIWLGVPFMLVALLGGLQSIPGELYEAAEMDGASPWQRFRHITLPGLRSVSSTVILLSTIWTFNMFPVIFLLTRGGPGDSTEILVTYAYRLSFVNSPRDFAGASAWGVLILLILMLFAVVYRRSLRKQGEVW; this is encoded by the coding sequence ATGGCTGTCGACACCAGCCGGCCGCTGGACCCGGCCGCGGGCGCGAAGGGCGCCCGCGGCCGCGGCGGCCGGGTTCGCAAGGACGGCACCCCGCCGCCGCGCCGCATCCGCCACGCACTGGCCCGCCACTGGTACGCCTGGGCCATGGTCGCGCCCGTCGTGGTCGTCATCGGGCTGATCATCGGCTATCCGCTGGTCCGCGGCGTCTACCTGTCGCTGACCGACGCCAACGAGGCCAACGTCGAGCGCACCATCGGGGTCAACCACATCCCCGCCACCTACACAACGGTCGGCCTCGACAACTTCCAGGCCATCCTGGAGGACCAGGTCTTCTGGGACCGGCTGATCTGGACCGTCACCTGGACCGTCAGCTGTGTGGCGCTCACCTTCGCGATCGGCCTGGGCCTGGCCGTCCTGCTCAACCGCCGGTTCGCCGGGCGCACCCTCTACCGGTCGCTGCTGATCCTGCCCTGGGCCGTGCCCGCCTTCGTCTCCGTCTTCGCCTGGCGGCTGCTCTACAACGAGAAGAACGGCATCCTCAACAAGGTGCTGGACGGCGGCGGGATCGACGCGGTGCCCTGGCTGAACGACCCCACCATGGCCAAGGTCTCGGTGATCGCCGTGAACATCTGGCTCGGGGTGCCGTTCATGCTGGTCGCCCTGCTCGGCGGATTGCAGTCCATCCCCGGTGAGCTGTACGAGGCCGCCGAGATGGACGGGGCGAGCCCCTGGCAGCGGTTCCGCCACATCACCCTGCCCGGACTGCGCTCGGTCAGCTCCACCGTGATCCTGCTGTCCACCATCTGGACGTTCAACATGTTCCCGGTGATCTTCCTGCTGACCCGCGGCGGACCCGGCGACTCCACCGAGATCCTGGTGACGTACGCCTACCGGCTCTCCTTCGTCAACAGCCCGCGCGACTTCGCCGGCGCCTCGGCCTGGGGTGTGCTGATCCTGCTCATCCTCATGCTCTTCGCGGTGGTCTACCGCCGTTCGCTCCGCAAGCAGGGAGAGGTCTGGTAG
- a CDS encoding LacI family DNA-binding transcriptional regulator — translation MTSPPAAPPRLADIAAQAEVSEATVSRVLNGKAGVAATTRQRVLAALDVLGYERPVRLRRRSAGLVGLVIPELTNPVFPAFAQIIEQVLAGHGYTPILCTQMPGGATEDELVEQLEERDVAGIVFMSGLHADTTADPARYARLAGRKVPFVLINGYNERIRATFVSPDDRAAARMATTHLAALGHHRIGLAVGPARYVPARRKVEGFLAASADLLGRSPGEARQLVRHTLFSVEGGQVAAATLLDQGCTGIVCGSDLMALGVIREAARRGLRVPRDVSVVGFDDSPLIAFTDPPLTTVRQPVQSMATAAVGALLEEMAGNPVQRTEFVFQPDLVVRGSTAQVP, via the coding sequence GTGACGAGCCCACCGGCGGCGCCGCCGCGGCTCGCCGACATCGCCGCGCAGGCCGAGGTCAGCGAGGCCACCGTCAGCCGGGTGCTCAACGGCAAGGCGGGGGTCGCGGCCACCACCCGGCAGCGGGTGCTCGCCGCCCTCGACGTCCTCGGCTACGAGCGGCCGGTGCGGCTGCGGCGGCGCAGCGCCGGGCTGGTCGGCCTGGTGATCCCGGAGCTGACCAACCCGGTCTTCCCCGCCTTCGCGCAGATCATCGAGCAGGTGCTGGCCGGCCATGGCTACACCCCGATCCTGTGCACCCAGATGCCCGGCGGCGCCACCGAGGACGAACTGGTGGAGCAGCTGGAGGAGCGCGATGTGGCGGGCATCGTCTTCATGTCCGGACTGCACGCCGACACCACGGCCGACCCCGCGCGCTACGCCCGGCTGGCCGGCCGCAAGGTGCCGTTCGTGCTGATCAACGGCTACAACGAGCGCATCCGCGCCACGTTCGTCTCACCCGACGACCGGGCCGCGGCCCGGATGGCCACCACCCATCTGGCCGCGCTCGGCCACCACCGGATCGGCCTCGCGGTGGGGCCCGCCCGCTATGTCCCGGCACGGCGCAAGGTCGAGGGGTTCCTGGCGGCGAGCGCCGACCTGCTCGGACGGTCGCCGGGCGAGGCACGGCAGTTGGTGCGGCATACGCTCTTCAGCGTCGAGGGCGGGCAGGTGGCGGCGGCCACGCTGCTGGACCAGGGCTGTACGGGCATCGTGTGCGGCAGCGATCTGATGGCGCTCGGGGTGATCCGGGAAGCGGCCCGGCGGGGGCTGCGGGTGCCGCGCGATGTGTCGGTGGTCGGCTTCGACGACTCCCCGCTGATCGCCTTCACCGATCCGCCGCTGACCACCGTCCGTCAGCCGGTGCAGTCGATGGCGACGGCGGCGGTCGGGGCACTGCTGGAGGAGATGGCCGGCAACCCGGTGCAGCGCACGGAGTTCGTCTTCCAGCCGGACCTGGTGGTCCGCGGCTCCACGGCCCAAGTGCCATAA